From Triticum urartu cultivar G1812 chromosome 2, Tu2.1, whole genome shotgun sequence, a single genomic window includes:
- the LOC125535161 gene encoding putative disease resistance protein RGA3, giving the protein MGWFLSPHITELMRVARDCAATNFMVHRGSKKKLEKLVQDLEEIKRLLDPASTTFVNNQSKLDRLWQLKEDIHEVEEILDLFQLEIHDVQSTGIYIFKNKKVSGQLVKVVKTIGETREKARDLQQGAPSSSLILARRETGHNPVKNKGSFFGYHDKYDQLVKMLWPQPIGNKVEGKKIPLVIAILGHAGMGKTELARQAYRDAKGKFDRRIWVHAYGKNTESDLLKEIWKSVAGREPVGEMNVTCLQRELEKLLAPQQRCLLVLDDVWNHESATHEVERKHAWQALDLFTRCAQDGSRIVMTTRAKICSATFKADAIIFLDGIKDKEMTFLLNHTANGTTENSDQGVQERIDRQVPKLKGSPLAAVEIGEDLKKKTTSKEKCDIIDDIESHLGTVYQDHLFTYRHLPPHLQRCFQFCSIFPYNWRFEPGKLSKMWMALGFVEEKAHPRVGNGVRSIEDVARGYFDDLVDRSLFQLEQSKDGGDKQAHYVIHEQVHWMIRMASANNCISISGDSTSVAKTSIPATVRHLSVASNCLDELRKKHPSWVLNKLRTLLVLKNDDDSKSSTVDKGILKLFKGVRVLDLTAATDLTHLPGTIHNLKHVRYLGLPSTMRNLCDEVTELLFLQTFSLDGKKQNTCRLQRFPKHMNRLVNMRHLDIDMECIANISGIGRMAKLQGPIEFKAVRASEKEGHAVSELEGMDSLRGTLSIKGLDAVPSKEEAMKARLEQKSAVKVLKLEWGPPDPRRVNGGPADSDAVAVLEGLQPHRGLHELRITRYPGATSPSWLGVKMERLTSLYLRNCRKLNALPVLGELPCLELLDVKELSCVERIEGGFCGAGMFPKLKKVVLDDMPRLLSWGDMPKLALPELAEVNIVDCPRLSSLSGLEHCVCPLSLRVKGLTAITPENLPAIFSTGVSSYKFH; this is encoded by the coding sequence ATGGGGTGGTTCCTGTCTCCTCACATCACCGAGCTCATGAGGGTTGCTCGGGACTGCGCAGCCACCAATTTCATGGTCCACCGGGGCAGCAAGAAGAAGCTGGAAAAACTGGTGCAGGATCTGGAGGAAATCAAGCGTCTCCTGGACCCAGCCAGCACGACCTTTGTCAACAATCAATCCAAGCTCGACCGATTATGGCAGCTCAAAGAGGATATTCATGAGGTGGAGGAGATTCTGGACTTGTTTCAGCTGGAGATCCATGACGTTCAATCAACCGGCATATATATATTCAAAAATAAGAAAGTTTCGGGTCAGCTGGTGAAAGTGGTCAAGACCATAGGTGAGACTCGGGAGAAGGCGCGGGACCTCCAACAAGGTGCACCTTCTTCGAGTTTGATCTTGGCAAGACGAGAAACAGGCCATAACCCGGTGAAGAACAAGGGGAGCTTCTTCGGGTACCATGACAAGTATGATCAGCTGGTCAAGATGTTGTGGCCGCAGCCGATTGGCAACAAGGTGGAGGGCAAGAAGATACCGCTGGTCATTGCCATCCTCGGCCATGCCGGGATGGGGAAAACGGAGCTTGCTCGCCAGGCGTATCGGGACGCCAAAGGCAAGTTTGACCGTCGCATATGGGTGCACGCCTATGGCAAGAACACCGAATCCGACCTCCTGAAGGAGATCTGGAAGTCTGTTGCTGGTCGCGAACCGGTCGGCGAGATGAACGTCACGTGCCTCCAGAGGGAACTCGAGAAGCTCTTGGCACCGCAGCAGAGGTGCCTTCTGGTGCTTGACGATGTATGGAATCATGAGTCGGCGACCCACGAGGTGGAGAGGAAGCATGCATGGCAGGCGCTGGACCTGTTTACACGGTGCGCTCAAGATGGAAGTAGAATCGTGATGACGACTCGAGCCAAGATATGTTCGGCAACGTTCAAAGCAGATGCAATCATCTTCTTGGATGGGATCAAAGACAAGGAGATGACATTTCTGCTCAACCACACTGCCAACGGTACTACCGAGAATAGTGACCAAGGGGTTCAGGAACGGATAGACAGGCAAGTCCCGAAGCTGAAGGGGTCCCCATTGGCAGCGGTAGAGATCGGCGAggacttgaagaagaaaaccacAAGTAAAGAGAAGTGCGACATCATTGACGACATTGAAAGTCATCTGGGCACTGTATACCAGGACCATCTGTTCACGTATCGGCATCTGCCGCCGCACCTGCAGCGTTGTTTTCAGTTCTGCAGCATATTCCCATACAATTGGAGGTTCGAGCCTGGGAAGTTGAGCAAGATGTGGATGGCCCTTGGTTTTGTTGAGGAGAAGGCCCATCCTCGGGTTGGAAATGGAGTGAGAAGCATTGAAGATGTTGCCAGAGGCTACTTTGACGATCTGGTGGATCGTTCCTTGTTCCAGTTAGAACAGAGCAAGGATGGAGGAGACAAACAGGCTCATTACGTGATCCATGAACAGGTCCATTGGATGATACGCATGGCCTCTGCCAACAACTGCATCAGCATCTCCGGCGACAGTACCAGCGTAGCCAAGACAAGCATCCCTGCAACGGTTCGCCACTTGTCAGTTGCCAGCAACTGCCTTGATGAGCTCAGGAAGAAACATCCTAGTTGGGTGCTCAACAAGCTGCGGACTCTGCTAGTCCTCAAGAATGATGATGATTCCAAGTCGTCGACTGTTGACAAAGGTATACTCAAACTGTTCAAGGGCGTGAGAGTACTGGACCTGACAGCAGCAACAGACCTGACGCATCTGCCAGGAACAATCCACAATCTGAAACATGTCCGGTACCTCGGTCTTCCGAGCACCATGAGGAATCTGTGTGATGAGGTCACCGAGCTATTGTTTCTCCAGACCTTCAGCCTTGATGGGAAGAAGCAGAATACCTGTCGGCTGCAGAGGTTTCCAAAACATATGAACAGGCTCGTCAACATGCGACACCTCGACATCGACATGGAGTGCATCGCCAACATCAGCGGCATCGGGAGGATGGCTAAACTGCAAGGACCCATCGAGTTCAAGGCCGTCAGGGCGTCAGAGAAAGAAGGGCACGCCGTGTCGGAGCTTGAGGGGATGGACTCTCTGCGAGGGACGCTGAGCATAAAGGGCCTCGACGCCGTCCCCAGCAAGGAGGAAGCCATGAAGGCTCGACTCGAGCAGAAAAGTGCCGTCAAGGTGCTCAAGCTTGAATGGGGGCCTCCGGATCCGCGGCGAGTTAACGGTGGACCTGCCGACTCCGACGCAGTTGCCGTCCTTGAAGGTCTCCAGCCTCACCGCGGCCTCCATGAGCTGCGCATCACGAGGTACCCTGGGGCGACGTCGCCGAGCTGGCTGGGCGTGAAGATGGAGAGGCTGACGAGCCTGTACCTCAGGAACTGCAGGAAGCTCAACGCCCTGCCTGTCCTCGGTGAGCTCCCCTGCCTGGAGCTTCTGGATGTTAAGGAGCTGTCCTGCGTCGAAAGGATCGAGGGCGGCTTCTGCGGCGCCGGCATGTTCCCGAAGCTGAAGAAGGTCGTGCTCGACGACATGCCGAGACTGCTGTCGTGGGGTGATATGCCGAAACTGGCGCTCCCTGAGCTCGCGGAGGTGAACATCGTAGACTGCCCACGGCTGTCCTCCCTGTCGGGCCTAGAGCACTGCGTATGTCCCCTCAGCCTGCGCGTCAAGGGATTGACGGCCATCACACCGGAAAACCTGCCAGCGATATTCAGTACCGGTGTCTCTAGCTACAAATTCCACTAG